The stretch of DNA AACCAGTCAATGTACGTTTCCATTCAGAATGTATTACCGGAGAAGTTTTCCATTCAAAAAAGTGTGAGTGTGGGCAGCAGTTGGATGCTGCTATGAAATATATCCATGAAAATGGAGGGATTATTATCTACCTTCGTCAGGAAGGAAGAAATATTGGAATTATCAACAAATTAAAAGCATATTCCCTACAGGAAAAAGGCTTTGATACTGTGGAGGCCAATTTAAAATTGGGACTTCCTGCAGATGATAGAAACTTTAATGTAGCTATCGAAATTTTAAATCTTCTGGAAGTAAAGGATATCAATCTTTTAACTAACAACCCTGAAAAGGTAAAGTATGTAACTGAAAGTAATATTCACCTTAACTCCAGAGTTCCCCTACAAATACCTGCTAACGATGCCAGCAGAGGTTATTTAAAGACAAAGAAAGATTATTTTGGACATCTTCTGGATGACAATGATAATTAACTAAAATAAAGATAAAACAAATGGCTCCGGAATAATTCCGGAGCCATTTTTAATTATAAAAAACTGAAAAGATAATTTCTTAATTTTTAGTCTTTATTTTAGACTCGTCAATATTGTAATATTTAATTACGCTATTGTAATCGTTGTAATCTACCGGAGGAGTTGCTGCTTTAGCCCCTTTACCAGCAGCATTGCCTAAATTCGCAGGTAATATAACTACTCTAAATCTTTTATTTGTATAAAAATTTGTATTTGGAGTTAAGTTTAATGTAGAATCTAAACTAATACGTATATCAAATCGGCTAAAATTGAATGAATAGCCAACAGCAACATTATTATCAGTATAGAAGGTATAAGGCAATAAGTTCCAAACTGGGGAGCCATTATTAGTAACATCTGTTTGTAAATAGATAAGTACTACATCAGCCCGTACTAAAGGGGTAGTAAATGTATCAGTATACTGATATAAATTATCATCTACTCTACCGAGTGTTGCTGTAATATCAAAAGCAGTACCCACCGTATCATTATCTACAAAGTTATTATTATTATCACGATTGTCACAGCTATAAATAAATAAGCTGGCAAAAGCTAGAAGTAAGATTGGAAGAAATTTTTTCATTTTTATAAAAGTTTAGTTATTATAGTAAGCACCTTCAAAACATATACCAAAAAACATAAAAACATATATTCTGATGATTTTTTTAATCGTATTTTTGTTCTTATTCAAAAGTTATGAACAAAATCGTTTACACTTCACTTATAATAGGTCTATTGATCAGCACTAAAGTTACAGCACAATACCTTCCTAAGAACATTTCTGAAGTAGATATTGCAAAAGCTCACCAATGGGTTGACAAAACATACCAATCTCTCTCACAGGATGAAAAACTAGGACAACTTTTTATTGTTGCACTTTATACCAATAAGGACGAAAACCATATCAATCAGGTAAGAAACATTGTTACTAATGATAAAATAGGGGGACTCATCTTAATGCAGGATGATGCAGCCAGAGAAATCAATCTGGTGAATGAGTTTCAGCAAAAATCCAAAGTTCCTTTAATGATCGGTATGGATGCAGAATGGGGACTTTTTCAAAGAATTGCAGCAGCCCATAAGTTTCCATGGGCCATGACACTGGGAGCCATCCAGGATAAAGCATTAATCCATCAAATGGCAGCCAAAATAGCTGAAGATTGCAAACGAATGGGAATTAATTGGGATTTTGCACCTGTAGTAGATGTGAACACCAACCCCAACAATCCTATTATAGGCAACAGAAGTTTCGGGTCTGAAGTCAATAATGTGATTAGCTCAGCTCTTGCTTATACTAATGGACTTCAAGACAATAATATCCTCGCAGCCATTAAGCATTTTCCTGGTCACGGAGATACCAGTACAGATTCTCATTTGGATTTACCTGTTGTTTCCCATCAGTTGGATCGTCTTAATAATATAGAGCTTGCACCTTTCAAAGCTCTAATGGATAAAGGAGTTGGAGGAGTAATGGTTGCCCATTTATATGTTCCTAGCCTGGAATCAGGAAAAGGAATTCCGGCTTCAGTTTCCAAGAATATCATCACAGGACTGTTAAAAGAAAAATTAGGATATAAAGGTCTTATTATAACAGATGCATTAAATATGGGTGCTGTTGCCAATAAATATAAGCCAGGTGAACTGGATGCTATGGCCTTCAAAGCCGGAAATGATATTATGCTCTTCTCTCAGGGAGTTTCTGAAGGAAAAAAATTGATTCAGAAAGCTATTGACAATGGCGAAATAGTACAATCAAGAGTGGAAGAAAGTGTAAAGAAGATTTTACTGACAAAGTATTTCTTAGGACTAAGCCAATACACTCCTAAAAGTCCTGAAAATATTAATTACGACCTGAATAATGACTCTCATAAAAACTTGGTGCAAAATCTTTATTCAAACGCCCTTACTTTATTAAAGGATGATCAGAAGCTCCTTCCGCTGGGTAAAAAGCAAGTCTACTACGTTCCGTTAGAAGAAGCTCCCTATCAGACCTTTGCCTCTCAACTAGGTTTAGAAACACAGGTCATCATTAAAAAAGCAAATGAAATTAATACAATCCCTGCTAATTCTACAGTAGTGGTAGGGTTTCACAAAGATAACTCCACGGCTTACAAGCCTTATAAAATTTCTGCTGAATCAAAGAAAGTATTGGCTGATCTGGTTAAAAATCAAAAAGTAATACTGGATGTTTTCGGAAGCGCCTACGCTTTGAAAGATATTGATATTTCAAAAGTTTCAACAGTACTTGTTTCTTATGAAAACAATAATGACTCAATGACTGCAGCAGCCAATGCACTCAATGGGAAAACAAAAATATGGGGCAGGCTTCCAGTGTTAATCAATGATCAGCTAAGAGCCGGAATGGGTATTGATTTCAATTCCATTTCCAATACAAATACAAACGTGAGTTCAACAACATTTACAACATCAAAACAACAATAAACTAATGAAAATAGGCATACTTTGCTATCCAACATATGGTGGAAGCGGGATTGTAGCTACAGAATTGGGAATGTCTCTTGCCAACAAAGGCTATGAGGTTCATTTCATCAGTTCTGCACTTCCTGCAAGATTAGACATTACCAATCCGAATATTTTCTTTCATAGGGTGAATGTTCAGACCTATCCGCTTTTTCAATATCAACCTTATGATATTGCATTGAGTTCTATGATCTATCGTGTCGTAAATTTATACAAACTTGATTTACTTCATGCTCACTACGCTATTCCGTATGCATATGCCGCATTTACAGCAAAGCAAATGCTAAAGGAAGACCAGAATGATATTCCATTGGTAACTACCCTTCATGGTACAGATATCACGCTGGTAGGACAACATCCAAGTTATAAGCATGCTGTAGAATTTTCTATTAATAAATCAGATGCGATTACTTCCGTATCTGAAAGCCTAAAAAAAGATACCCTCCAGTTTTTCAATATTAAAAAACCGATTCAGGTAATTACCAATTTTATTGATAATTCTGAATTTGACGAATGTAATGAGTGTCAGAGAACTCAGTTTGCAGATCCGGATGAGAAAATATTGATTCATGTTTCCAACCTTCGACCGGTAAAACGTGTTGAAGAAGTTCTACAGATTTTTAAAAATGTCAATAAGAAGGTAAAATCTAAATTGATTATTATCGGAGAAGGACCTGATATGGAAAAAGTGAATCAATTCTTAGAGGAAAACCCTGAACTCATCTCGAAAATACGTTTGCTTGGAAAAGTAAATGACCTGTACAGAATTCTTCAGCTTTCCGACGTCTTCTTACTCCCTTCCGAACAAGAAAGCTTTGGTTTGGCAGCACTGGAAGCTATGGCAGCATATACTCCGGTGATCAGCTCTAATGCAGGTGGAATTCCGGAAGTAAATATCCAGGGAGAAACAGGATATCTTGCGGAGATAGGAAATGTAGAGGCGATGAGCAATTACACCATTAAATTACTGAGCAATGATGAACTTTTAGCCAAAATGAAAATAAATGCGAAAGAACAGGCTATAAAATTCGATTTGAAAAACATTCTTCCTATATATGAAGAAATGTATAAAACAACCATAGAAAATTTTAAAAACGAGTTGTCACGGGTATAATAGTTCTATTATATTTGTGATACACTCATGACGGAAAAATTACTTCAATATCTTTGGAACTTTAAGGTTTTCAAAAATTTTGACTTCAAGGATATTGAAGGAAATCCCGTTGATATCATAAATTTCGGACAATGGAATACCAATGCCGGACCGGATTTCCTACACGCAACCATCAAAGTTAATTCTATTACTTTAAATGGTCATATTGAGCTCCATACCAGGGCTTCCGATTGGATTTTCCATCATCATTCCCACGATCCCAATTATCAAAATATAATTCTGCATGTTGTTTATGAAAATGATATGGAGATTGAAGAGCTTAATTCCAGAAATATTCCAACACTGGAGTTAAAGAATTTTATTGATGAAAAGATCCTATGGAAATATGAAAAGCTAGTCGATGAAAGCCAGTTTATTCCATGTGAAAGCATATTTATTAAAGATAATATTCCAATCAACTTTCACGAAGAAAATGTTTTAAAAAAGCTGGATGCTAAATCGATGGAGCTGGAACAAAGTTTAGAACAGTCTAAAAATAATTTTGAAGCAGTTTTATTCCACAGTCTCGCCTACTCTTTTGGACTTAAAGTCAATGCATTGCTTTTTAAACAGATTGCAGAAAGTATTGATTTTACAATCATCAATAAACTCCGGCAAAACAGAACCCAGCTTGAAAGTTTACTCTTTGGGATCTGCGATTGGTTGGAAGATCCGCAGGATGAACAAATGGTACTTTGGAAAAGGGAATTTGATTTTGTAAGAAGAAAATATAACATCCCGGATTTAAAATTTCATCCTAAGTTTTCAAGATTAAGACCTCCTAATTTTCCAACCATCCGTATTTCTCAACTGGCCGGTCTGTATCATGAGCATCAGAATTTATTTTCAAAAATTATTCTTTCAAAAAAAATTGAAGAGATCTTTGATCTATTCCGGGAGATAAAAGCTTCAGACTATTGGAATGATCATTTTAATTTCGGAAAGATATCAGCTGTCAGCCAGCCTAAAATGTTCAGTAAGGAATTTATTGAATTGCTTATTTTAAATACTGTTCTCCCTTTCAAATACACCTACCATAAATATCATAACGAAGAAATAGCTGATGAGATTCTGGAGTTTTATAGAGGACTTACTCCCGAAAAAAATTCGATTATTTCTTCCTGGAAAAAACTTGGAGTAGAGATAACCGATTCACTAACCACACAAAGTCTTATTTATCATTTCAAAAACTGCTGTGAAGAAAAAAATTGCTTAAATTGCGGGATTGGATTTAAACTTTTAAAAGATTCTTCAAATGCTTGATAATATCCGTCATAAAATGGAAAGAGAATGGTTTGGTGTTCTTACAAGAATGGGAGCCAAATTGGGAATTCCCGTCTCTAAACTTAGAGTATTTTTCATCTACTCTACTTTTGCTACAGCCGGCTTTTTCTTTCTGATCTATCTTGGCTTAGCTTTTACATTATGGATTAAGGATATTTTCATCACCAGAAGACCCAGCGTTTTTGATTTATAATTATGGAATTTTTACTTATTACCTCACCTGAGGACTATAGAATAAAAGATATTTATCATTCCTACTCCTCTACTTTTCCTGAAGAAGAAATAAGGGATTGGGATCAGTTTATTAAATTATTTACAAACCCACATGCAAAGGTGATTTCTGTATTACATGAATCAAAACCCATTGGCTACCTCATCATTTGGGAACTGAGCCATTATATTTTCGTAGAGCATTTTGAAGTTTTCGCCGAATTCAGAAACCAGAAACTGGGATCTCATATTACCGGCTATCTCTTTAAAAATTATTCAAGAATAATTTTGGAAATTGAACCGGCTGATGCAGGAGAAGATGCTAAAAGACGGTATTCTTTTTATCAGAAAAATGGGTTCAGCTTAGTCGATGAAATGTATGTACAGCCTAGCTATGGCGAAGGAAAGAAATCTCTAAACCTCTGGCTATTGGCTAATTATTCGCCAGAAAACATCAAAGAGATTAAAGATGAAATTTATAACATTGTCTACCATTAAAATAACAAAAAAGCTGTCTTATTTTGAGACAGCTTTTTTGTTATTTTAGCTTACGAATACGTGAATGTTTTTTATAAGTTTTTCGCCTTTGATACGGACACTTCTTTAGTTATTATCAAACTAATTAGTTAACCTCATATTCCAGTTTTATGGTAATACTCGCTTCTTTCTCTTTGGAAGAGGTATTGAAAGTTCCTCCATATGAATAATCTTCATTAGAGTTGGGTGCAGTGATCTGAATAACACCCATGGTTGCCTTTTTAAGGTTTCCAAGACTACTTCCTGAATTTTCTGCAATTTTTTCTGCACGCTCCTTAGCATCTTTAGTAGCACTGGCAATCATTTCCTGTTTTACGGTAGCTAACTTTGTATAAAAATAAGAAGGCGAAGATGACGTGAACTCAATTCCCCTGTTAATAATCTCCGTTATATTCCTTGAAAGATCTTCAATTTTAGCCACCTCCTTACTTTCAATAGAAACCTTTTGAGTTAGGTTATAGCCTGAAAACTCACCCTGAACATAATTCCCATTAGAATCATTATAGCTCCTAAACTGTTTTTGAATATCTACTGAAGAAAATACAATTTCATTTTGCTTAGAGTCTGTTTAAATTTTATTCAGTAATAATTTTATGGCGGATAATTTGACCATGTTTTCAGAGGATTCCATTAAGAGTTCATAATTTCTGCATAATCTTCTATCGTTATCAAACCAAGCAAATGTACGCTCTATAATCCATCGTTTATGAATTGGCTCAAACCCTTTTACTTTTTTGTCACTCCGCATTACGATCTGAATGATATAATTAAACTTAATTCTTATTTCCTCAATAATCTCTCCTCTATAACCTCCGTCCGCCAGGATTACCTGAAGCGGAATTAGTAAATATCGCAGTGTTTTGATCAGTAACAATGCAGCCTTACTCTCATGAACATTGGCTACACTTACCATTACGGCTAACAAAAAACCATTTTTGTCTACCACAACGTGTCTCTTGATTCCTTTTATTTTTTTACCTCCGTCAAAGCCATTGAGTGAACGGTTATTTCCCCAACGAACACTTTGACTGTCAATAATTCCTAAACTTGCCTGCGCTTTCTGACCCCTGTTTCGTCGTACTTCCTCTCTCAATTTTGATAATAATAAATCGAAAATCTCCAGATTTGACCATTTTGAATAATAGTAATAAACCAATTGCCATTTGGGAAAATCATGAGGTAAAAGTCTCCATTGACAGCCTGTTTTTACTAAATAACTGATAGCATTCCAAATGACAACCAAATCATATTTTCGTTTTCTGTCATCAAAATCTAATGCTTTTTTTATAAATTGCCACTGAGTTTGGGTTAAGTCCGTTGGATACATTGATGTTTTTTTCTTTTGCAACTCTAAAATGACAATTTTTATGCAACTTTTAACCCTTACTATTTTTTATTATTACTTTTTTAAACAGGCTCTTACAATCATATTCCTCAAACTTCAGAAGAAAGATTCTCCAATAGACTATTTGTAAGTTTAATATTTATAATTTTTTAAATATATCCAATATTTATGATTTAATTATTAAATAATACACGTATTAATAAAATATATTTTTAAATCAACGTAGTATATATTTATTTTATTAATTAAAAACAAACATAAAACCCTGAAAACGTAAATGTTAAAGTTCATCTTATTATATTTTCATATTCCTATTTTTATTAATTTCATATTCTTAAAAAACAGACCAAATGACTAAAAAAATTTTACTTTTTATGGTATTACCGTTGGCAATATCCGCACAGGTAGGTATTAATACTTTAGAACCTACAAAGACATTTGACATCAATGGGGAGTTAAGAGTGCGCACTTTAAATCAGGGAGAACCGACTGATGAAATACTATCAGTAGACTCTGATGGAAATGTTAGAAGAATCTCCAGAGATGAATTTGGTGGTGGAACTTCCGGGTTTAATTCTACCATTTTAGGATATGATCCACAACCCTCTGCTAACAGGCCACAACCTCCTGGAGCTGTTCCTGGTGGAGGAACAGCTACTGAATTAGGCTGTAAACAAAGGCCTGAAAATAATCATATCTATTGTGCTTATCAGCTTACCCAACCCATTAATTGGTTTAATGCATTTGATTTTGCCAAACAAATGGGCGGCTATCTGGTAACAATGCCAGGGGATGCCGAAAGAATATGGGTCAACACCAATATTGTAGCTTCGGGAACAGGTTATGACCTGAACAATAGTATTTGGATAGGTTTCAATAAAATCAGAAGACCAGGAAATCCTGATCAATTACAATGGATTACCGGAGAAGAATTTAGAATAAACTGGTCTACCAATCCGGCTACAACGGAAAACTGGTTTGCACCAGGAGAACCCAATAACTCTGGTCAAAACGAAGGAGCTACCCATATACTATCAGGGGGAGAAAGAAGATGGAATGATTTAGCAGGAACAGTAACCAGTTCCAACAACCGTGCAATGGACCAACTCATTGTTGAGTTTAATGAATAATTGAAACGCCATCCAATATATAAAGCTCAGAAATTTCTGAGCTTTTATTTTAATCGAAAGCTTAATCCTTTTCAACGTCAAGGATAAGACTTTTTAAAATATCACTCGTAGAATCTTCACTATAATGATGAATCGATTGCCCCACCCAGATGTTGACAAAATCATCATTCTCATTCACTTTCGCAGCCTTTCTTAATTCACCGGTTAATTTATTATGGTAAGGATAAGGCAAAATATAGTCCGAATCTTCTATAGCCTCAATAAACCTATTTTTGATCCCTCTGGCATAACGTCCGGAAAAGCTTTTGGTTAAAAGTATATCTTCTTCCTGTACTCTTTCCAGTCTGCCTTTTTCAAATGGTTTCATCGCACTTTCCTGAGATGCGAGTAAAACACTTCCTACCTGAAAACCTTGCGCACCCAATTTCTTTGAAGCCAATAATGTTTTAGCGTTATAAAGGCCACCGGCATACATTAATGGAACGCTCACGGCATCATATACCTGTGATAACAAAGATAGCCCTCCGATTTGTGGAATAGATTCAGTATCGAAAGTTCCTCTGTGTCCTCCTGCTTCAATTCCTTGTACACAGATCATATCAATTCCTGACTTTTCAAGCAGTAGCGCTTCTTTTACAGACGTGCAAGTCCCGATAAGCACGACTCCATTTTCTTTTAGTTTCTGAATACTCTGACCATCCAGATTTCCAAAAGTAAAGCTTAGTATTTTACAACCTTCCTCAATAATAATATCAATTTGCTCATGATAAGTATTGATCTTAAGATCTTCAAAATTCGGAAGATGAACTTCAAGAGAGTTCTCTTTGGCAAGCTCTTCAATAAACTCTTTGACTTCAATGAATTTTTCTTTTAAAGAATCTGTAACCTCAGGAATCTGATGAACAAAAATATTGACTGCGAATGGTCGATCTGTTAGTTGTTTCGTATTCCTGATCAATTGTGCAGATTGGTCTGGCGATAAATCGGCTAATGCCAAAGACCCTAAGCATCCTCGGTTGGATGCTGCAGAAGTCATAGCTGGTGTACTTATCCCAAACATCGGAGCCTGTATAATAGGATATTCTATACAAAGTCTTTCACTTATCGCATTTGCCCAAAACATAATACCATTTTTGATTTAAAATTTACAAAAAATGGAGTAAATACTACCACGATATTTGAAATACATTTTATTGATGTAGTCAATTAAATCAAGCAAAATATTATTCTTTCAATTAATTATACTGAGTTATCCAAATAAATTCTGTATATTGTTACCAGAACCTGAGCTATATGGAAATATTTAAAGGTCAAAATCTTATCAACTTTGGAAAAGTCTTCCCAGATGACGATTCATGTCTGGGTTATTTGTTTGACTTGAAATGGAAAGACGGCTTTGTTTGTACGAAGTGCGGTAATACCTCAGGCTGTGAAAAATCAGGCCATAAATATCATTGTTATAGCTGCAATCATGTAGAAAGTGGCACAGCAGGGACGTTATTTCATAGGGTTCGATTCGGTTTACACAAAGCCTTTCATATTGTTTTTGAAATGGTAAACAGTAGTAAAGGGATCTCGAGCATTCAGGTAGGCCTTCGCTATGGCATCCGCCAACCCACGGCATGGACATTTATGCATAAGGTAAGAAAAGCCATGGAAAGCAGTAAGAAATATCCGATGTCTGATTGGGTTCATGTAGACGAATTTGTGGTAGGGGGAATGGAAGAGGGTAAAAAAGGCAGAAGCTATAACACACAAAAAACCAAAGCTGTTGTGGCGGTTGAACTTAGCGAAAAGCATCAGGTGAAACGTGTTTACATCAAAGCCATTGATGATTATTCTGCTAAATCCTTAACGCCTATTTTTGAGCAGCACATCAGTGAATCAGCCAAAGTGGTGACCGATAAGTGGAAAGGATATCTTCCCTTGAGTAAAAAGTATAACATTGAGCAAATCTCTTCAGATCAAGGAAAGTATTTTAAACAATTACACCTGATTATCCACCAGATAAAGTCTTGGATTCGAACCATACCCACTCATGTAAGTAAAAAACATGTAGAAAGTTATTTTAATGAATTTTCATACCGTATTAACCGTTCACAAAATAGAAATACCATCTTTCATAACATTATCCAAAGAATGCTTAATGCAAAACCTTTGAATTACGATAAATTAATACGGAAATTAAGCGTATAACTCGATAATTATAATTTCAATGAAAATTAAAATTTGTCAATAAAAAAAGTTAAAAAAAACTTATTACCTTAGAGTCTGTTTAAATTTTATTCAGTAATAATTTTATGGCGGATAATTTGACCATGTTTTCAGAGGATTCCATTAAGAGTTCATAATTTCTGCATAATCTTCTATCGTTATCAAACCAAGCAAATGTACGCTCTATAATCCATCGTTTATGAATTGGCTCAAACCCTTTTACTTTTTTGTCACTCCGCATTACGATCTGAATGATATAATTAAACTTAATTCTTATTTCCTCAATAATCTCTCCTCTATAACCTCCGTCCGCCAGGATTACCTGAAGCGGAATTAGTAAATATCGCAGTGTTTTGATCAGTAACAATGCAGCCTTACTCTCATGAACATTGGCTACACTTACCATTACGGCTAACAAAAAACCATTTTTGTCTACCACAACGTGTCTCTTGATTCCTTTTATTTTTTTACCTCCGTCAAAGCCATTGAGTGAACGGTTATTTCCCCAACGAACACTTTGACTGTCAATAATTCCTAAACTTGCCTGCGCTTTCTGACCCCTGTTTCGTCGTACTTCCTCTCTCAATTTTGATAATAATAAATCGAAAATCTCCAGATTTGACCATTTTGAATAATAGTAATAAACCAATTGCCATTTGGGAAAATCATGAGGTAAAAGTCTCCATTGACAGCCTGTTTTTACTAAATAACTGATAGCATTCCAAATGACAACCAAATCATATTTTCGTTTTCTGTCATCAAAATCTAATGCTTTTTTTATAAATTGCCACTGAGTTTGGGTTAAGTCCGTTGGATACATTGATGTTTTTTTCTTTTGCAACTCTAAAATGACAATTTTTATGCAACTTTTAACCCTTACTATTTTTTATTATTACTTTTTTAAACAGGCTCTTAATTCCTTTTGAAATAAGATAATCATTAATAACTTTCCGGTCTAATGCAAGCTCATCATAAGCCGATTTTAAATCAGAATTATTTTTAGAAAAGCTTCCCGACCATGTAATAAGATCAGAAGCAAACTGCTTCGTTCCTAATCCAGTTACTGAAATTGTATTTTCAGATTTATTCCTGTTTTTAATGGCACTTCCCAAAAGACCAAGGCCAATAATGAAGCCTACTGCTGCAATGGCAATGACTATAATATTTTTATTCATAAAATTTGGTGAATTTGATTAATTTATCATTTAAAAATTGAGTGTTAATGAAATTATTATATCAATTTTCATTCCGAAATTTTAAGATTTTTTTAACAAAACTAGGGCTTAGATATTTTCAGTCTTTCTCTGAATACAGGTATTATTTCTTCGAGTTTCAACAAAACTCCCGATAAGTTTTTTGCTCTCACATAAGTTCGTACCTGAGGCTTGAAGGAAAAAGAAAACTCAATAAATTCTGAGATTCTTTCTGAAGGAATTCCTGCATCCGTAAAGTAATCATCTTCTACCCTTTTTCGCACCCATGCAATATGCTCCTGCAAATCATCGTACCTATATTCACGCTTTTGCCTTCTTGCTCTTCCACTAATCAAATCATATGTTCCCTGAACGTCCAGAGAGCCTAAAAGTACCGGAAGTAAAACTTTCTTTACTTCTGCCGGCTTTGCTCTCATTTTTCCTATAGGTTGTGGAAGTCCGACAGCCTGCTTAACAAGTTCTCCTTTATCTAATGTTGCCACACTTCTGGAATCTTTTGTCAGATCACCAGATAGCTTTTTTACGGTAACTTCTTCTATATCTTCAGGTATTTTCACCAGAATAACAAATAATAGAGGATTATTATTTCCTAGCAGCACTCTTTTCGAGGCCCTTTCGTAGCCTGATCTTACAAATCTCAATTCATCATTTTCTGAGGCTTCAATAGAGAATTCACCTAAAGAGTTAGTGTATGTTTTCTTATCTGTAGACATATTCACTACTGTAACCGCAGGCAAATTAATATCATTATCATCTGTGATTCTTCCTCTTACCATTTGTTGAGAATAAAAAGCCTCTCCTACCAATAATAAAATCAATAACAGAACCCCTTTCATAGCTTACTTTGTATCTTTAAACACCAATGATTAATACGTTGCTTTCTAATAAGATGAATTCTCATAAGCATTATCTTTGAGTCTGTGGTGCACGATAGGATGAAATTCTGGCAAGAACTGCCCTTTGAAACCTCATTAAGTCTGCATCACTACAATATCCGTATTTTAGGATTTTCTTCCTTTCAAAACCACCTCTTAAAACATAATAAATAAAATGCTGAATTTGTGATTTCTCTATTTTCAGGTCTGCAAAATATTGTTCTCCTAAACTGGCACTCAGGTAATTCATAAGGTCAACATCATCCCATTGGTCTTTTACCTTACCTATGCTAAACCCCTCTCCTTTGGGTTGTACAAATTCACCTCCTTTTGCCGCTAGAACCCTTGGATCAGATTTTTGACGCATATACTTAGCGAGACCTTCTGTGAACTTATCTACTTTTTTAGGCCTGTCCAGATTTTTGGAATCTATTTTTAAATCTCCGGTAATTCCCTTTTTGATTTCTACTTCAGGAATCAATGTTGCCTGACGTACGAGAACCATATTAATAGGGGCTCCTACATTCTCTTTTGTGATTTTCTTATTCATCCTTTCATAGCCGTTTTTGA from Chryseobacterium piperi encodes:
- a CDS encoding GNAT family N-acetyltransferase; the protein is MEFLLITSPEDYRIKDIYHSYSSTFPEEEIRDWDQFIKLFTNPHAKVISVLHESKPIGYLIIWELSHYIFVEHFEVFAEFRNQKLGSHITGYLFKNYSRIILEIEPADAGEDAKRRYSFYQKNGFSLVDEMYVQPSYGEGKKSLNLWLLANYSPENIKEIKDEIYNIVYH
- the ribA gene encoding GTP cyclohydrolase II, producing MIKIQAEANVPTEHGTFRMIAFSENENDWMPHMAIIAENTDFSKPVNVRFHSECITGEVFHSKKCECGQQLDAAMKYIHENGGIIIYLRQEGRNIGIINKLKAYSLQEKGFDTVEANLKLGLPADDRNFNVAIEILNLLEVKDINLLTNNPEKVKYVTESNIHLNSRVPLQIPANDASRGYLKTKKDYFGHLLDDNDN
- a CDS encoding glycoside hydrolase family 3 protein → MNKIVYTSLIIGLLISTKVTAQYLPKNISEVDIAKAHQWVDKTYQSLSQDEKLGQLFIVALYTNKDENHINQVRNIVTNDKIGGLILMQDDAAREINLVNEFQQKSKVPLMIGMDAEWGLFQRIAAAHKFPWAMTLGAIQDKALIHQMAAKIAEDCKRMGINWDFAPVVDVNTNPNNPIIGNRSFGSEVNNVISSALAYTNGLQDNNILAAIKHFPGHGDTSTDSHLDLPVVSHQLDRLNNIELAPFKALMDKGVGGVMVAHLYVPSLESGKGIPASVSKNIITGLLKEKLGYKGLIITDALNMGAVANKYKPGELDAMAFKAGNDIMLFSQGVSEGKKLIQKAIDNGEIVQSRVEESVKKILLTKYFLGLSQYTPKSPENINYDLNNDSHKNLVQNLYSNALTLLKDDQKLLPLGKKQVYYVPLEEAPYQTFASQLGLETQVIIKKANEINTIPANSTVVVGFHKDNSTAYKPYKISAESKKVLADLVKNQKVILDVFGSAYALKDIDISKVSTVLVSYENNNDSMTAAANALNGKTKIWGRLPVLINDQLRAGMGIDFNSISNTNTNVSSTTFTTSKQQ
- a CDS encoding DUF2851 family protein; this translates as MTEKLLQYLWNFKVFKNFDFKDIEGNPVDIINFGQWNTNAGPDFLHATIKVNSITLNGHIELHTRASDWIFHHHSHDPNYQNIILHVVYENDMEIEELNSRNIPTLELKNFIDEKILWKYEKLVDESQFIPCESIFIKDNIPINFHEENVLKKLDAKSMELEQSLEQSKNNFEAVLFHSLAYSFGLKVNALLFKQIAESIDFTIINKLRQNRTQLESLLFGICDWLEDPQDEQMVLWKREFDFVRRKYNIPDLKFHPKFSRLRPPNFPTIRISQLAGLYHEHQNLFSKIILSKKIEEIFDLFREIKASDYWNDHFNFGKISAVSQPKMFSKEFIELLILNTVLPFKYTYHKYHNEEIADEILEFYRGLTPEKNSIISSWKKLGVEITDSLTTQSLIYHFKNCCEEKNCLNCGIGFKLLKDSSNA
- the bshA gene encoding N-acetyl-alpha-D-glucosaminyl L-malate synthase BshA, which produces MKIGILCYPTYGGSGIVATELGMSLANKGYEVHFISSALPARLDITNPNIFFHRVNVQTYPLFQYQPYDIALSSMIYRVVNLYKLDLLHAHYAIPYAYAAFTAKQMLKEDQNDIPLVTTLHGTDITLVGQHPSYKHAVEFSINKSDAITSVSESLKKDTLQFFNIKKPIQVITNFIDNSEFDECNECQRTQFADPDEKILIHVSNLRPVKRVEEVLQIFKNVNKKVKSKLIIIGEGPDMEKVNQFLEENPELISKIRLLGKVNDLYRILQLSDVFLLPSEQESFGLAALEAMAAYTPVISSNAGGIPEVNIQGETGYLAEIGNVEAMSNYTIKLLSNDELLAKMKINAKEQAIKFDLKNILPIYEEMYKTTIENFKNELSRV
- a CDS encoding PspC family transcriptional regulator — translated: MLDNIRHKMEREWFGVLTRMGAKLGIPVSKLRVFFIYSTFATAGFFFLIYLGLAFTLWIKDIFITRRPSVFDL
- a CDS encoding IS5 family transposase translates to MYPTDLTQTQWQFIKKALDFDDRKRKYDLVVIWNAISYLVKTGCQWRLLPHDFPKWQLVYYYYSKWSNLEIFDLLLSKLREEVRRNRGQKAQASLGIIDSQSVRWGNNRSLNGFDGGKKIKGIKRHVVVDKNGFLLAVMVSVANVHESKAALLLIKTLRYLLIPLQVILADGGYRGEIIEEIRIKFNYIIQIVMRSDKKVKGFEPIHKRWIIERTFAWFDNDRRLCRNYELLMESSENMVKLSAIKLLLNKI